One part of the Maribacter aquivivus genome encodes these proteins:
- a CDS encoding general secretion pathway protein GspG has product MISSILKRKIPALNLQETLIVLAIIGILLLLALPNLMPLITKAKSIEAQTQLKAIYNTQTTHRYMYSKYSNDLNELDFVAPKTVKENGTANYVYEIISADNATFKAKAEAITDFDGDGIFNVWEIDENGNPKQIIKD; this is encoded by the coding sequence ATGATTTCATCCATTCTTAAAAGAAAAATACCAGCATTAAATCTACAAGAGACATTAATTGTTTTAGCAATTATTGGTATTCTACTATTATTAGCATTACCCAATTTAATGCCTTTAATAACAAAGGCTAAAAGTATTGAAGCTCAAACTCAGTTAAAGGCTATCTATAATACACAAACTACTCATAGATATATGTATAGTAAATATTCTAATGATTTAAACGAATTAGATTTTGTTGCCCCTAAAACCGTTAAAGAGAATGGCACCGCTAATTATGTTTATGAAATTATAAGTGCTGACAATGCAACTTTTAAAGCAAAAGCTGAGGCTATTACAGATTTTGACGGCGACGGTATATTCAATGTATGGGAAATAGACGAAAATGGTAATCCTAAGCAAATAATAAAGGATTGA
- a CDS encoding response regulator codes for MKKLTKLLIVDDHPMVVRGYEITLEQIQQHYPLDVYSSNDCDDVLLKMNELKDDFFELVLLDINLPGTESKSINDGEDLGMYLRRKFPQTKIIIQTGLNDMQYITNIFNSIKPEGFLIKSDIDEDVLITAVGRVLNNKTYYSERVNNLLSPTNFEDIYIDSYNRKILYHLSLGSKMKDLPNHIPLSLPTIERRKKELKKLLGVPEGGNVELLKMARTKGFI; via the coding sequence ATGAAAAAACTTACCAAATTATTAATTGTGGATGATCACCCTATGGTGGTAAGAGGATATGAAATAACCCTTGAGCAAATACAACAACATTATCCTCTAGATGTTTATTCTTCCAATGATTGTGATGATGTTCTTTTAAAAATGAATGAATTAAAAGATGATTTTTTTGAACTTGTATTATTAGACATCAATTTACCAGGTACTGAATCTAAGTCAATTAACGATGGTGAAGATTTAGGCATGTATTTGAGAAGAAAATTTCCACAAACCAAAATTATTATCCAAACCGGTTTAAATGATATGCAGTATATAACCAATATTTTTAATAGTATAAAACCAGAAGGGTTCTTAATTAAATCTGACATTGATGAGGATGTTTTAATTACAGCTGTTGGCAGGGTTTTGAATAACAAAACATATTATAGTGAGAGAGTAAATAATCTTTTAAGCCCTACAAATTTTGAAGACATCTATATAGATAGTTACAATCGTAAAATATTATATCATTTGTCATTAGGTTCTAAAATGAAAGATTTACCCAATCACATCCCATTATCACTGCCCACTATTGAGAGAAGAAAAAAAGAATTGAAGAAATTACTAGGTGTACCTGAAGGTGGTAATGTGGAGTTACTAAAAATGGCCAGAACTAAAGGCTTTATTTAG